A stretch of Vulpes vulpes isolate BD-2025 chromosome 4, VulVul3, whole genome shotgun sequence DNA encodes these proteins:
- the LOC140598717 gene encoding rho GTPase-activating protein 20-like: MFPSIRKHAELTGGHSRLQRMRKSSSVEVDTHSESTTSSEGATRTLLIHGPVELKKGWRRKKWQLFLYSDLLLMSNTKYKKNFKIKKKIPLNTMWIANCMDTVGDANIRSGRSFVLGWPTVNFVATFSSSEQKEKWRSYLQRYIMLAKEKEQPKSIPLKIFTENIKNCACSVTVTVTNSDTANDTINMLLTMLGITGSENDFQLWASSGKEKLPLIGHEHPYGIKMSHLPSTKALPKEAEDSISPSPTQESLLLEQKITEMQIHFILKPRHPAQNKQGRDSGQTMKSTAFRDWAFWRRSGTCQKNQCRVAPSAIPQQLFGVSLTNICDKDNLPFPILDMLSVINRKGPLLEGIFRKSACIKSCRILKEKLNSGDRVNCYSKSVHVVACVLKDFLENIEGSLLSSDLYEKWLRVLDEVTEKKKINAAQRLLAQLPKVNVVLLRYLFGVLYNIEQQSSSNQMTAYELSVCIAPSLLCPPNSCRLELEENFKKKDMLSFINEKGPLTEGIFRKPGATWAELIENFSIRKTLQEFKI; encoded by the exons atGTTCCCGTCAATCAGAAAGCATGCTGAGCTCACAGGTGGTCATTCAAGGCTTCAGCGCATGAG GAAGAGCTCGTCTGTGGAGGTGGACACCCACAGCGAAAGCACTACATCATCTGAGGGTGCCACTCGTACCCTGCTCATCCATGGTCCCGTTGAGCTCaagaaaggctggaggaggaagaagtggcagCTTTTCTTGTACAGCGATTTATTACTGATGTCTAATACCAA gtataagaaaaactttaagataaaaaagaaaataccactgaaCACCATGTGGATTGCCAACTGCATGGATACAGTGGGAGATGCCAACATCCGTTCTGGGAGGTCCTTTGTGTTGGGCTGGCCCACGGTGAACTTCGTGGCCACCTTCAG ctcttcagaacaaaaggaaaaatggcgtTCTTACCTTCAAAG GTACATCATGCTagccaaagagaaggagcagccaaaaagcattcccctcaaaatcttcactgagaacatcaagaactgtgcctgt tccgTAACTGTAACAGTGACAAATTCCGACACAGCAAATGACACTATCAACATGTTACTAACAATGCTGGGAATAACC ggCTCTGAGAACGACTTCCAGCTGTGGGCGAGTTCTGGCAAGGAAAAACTTCCACTAATTG GACATGAACATCcctatggaattaaaatgagCCATCTTCCATCTACTAAAGCACtgccaaaggaagcagaggactccatctctccttccccaactcaggagtccctccttctggagcagaagatcacagagatgcaaatccatttcatactgaagcccaggcacccagcccagaACAAGCAAGGGAGAG attcaggccagaccatgaaaagcactgctttcagagaCTGGGCCTTTTGGCGGCGCTCTGGCACTTGCCAGAAAAACCAGTGCAGAGTTGCACCATCGGCAATACCACAACAGCTCTTTGGGGTTTCACtcacaaatatatgtgataaggacaacttgcccttcccaatactg gatatGCTTTCCGTGATCAATCGGAAAGGACCACTcctggaaggcatcttcagaaaatcagcctgtataaaatcctgcagaatcctaaaagagaaactaaattctggggacagagttaactgttacagcaaatctgttcatgtggtagcatgtgttttaaag gattttcttgaaaatattgaaggcagtttactttcatcggacctcTATGAAAAATGGCTTCGTGTTCTTGACgaagtgacagagaagaaaaaaataaatgcagcccagag gcttctagcccagctgccaaaagtgaACGTTGttctcttgcgataccttttcggagtgctctacaacattgagcaacaatcctcatccaatcagatgacagcttatgaattatcagtgtgtatagccccaagtcttctttgtccacctaattcctgcaggttggaattggaagagaacttcaaaaaaaag